Genomic window (Deinococcus reticulitermitis):
CCCGCCGGATCATGGCCGAGCACCCGGAACTGCATGTGCTGATGCTCACCATGTTTGACGACGACGCCAGCGTGTTCGACGCGATGCGGGCCGGGGCACGCGGCTACCTGCTCAAGGGGGCCGGGCACCAGGACGTGCTCCGTGCCCTGCACGCCGCTGCTTCCGGCGAGGCGATTTTCAGCCCTGGCATCGCCGCGCGCCTGGGCCGCTATTTCGCTGGCTTGAGCACGCACCGTCAGCCCGACGCCTTTCCGCAGCTCACCGCCCGTGAGCAGGAGGTGCTCGCCCTGATCGCGCAGGGCCGCAGCAACGCCGGTATCGCTCGGCAACTCGACATCCGCCCGAAGACGGTGCGCAACCACATCACCAGCATCTTCGACAAGTTGCAGGTCGCCGACCGCGCCGAGGCCATCTTGCGCGCCCGCGCCGCCGGCTGGGACACCGACGAGGAGTGAACTTTAGGGCGGTTCTGTACCTCACCCTGGAGCGGCCCGGCTTCTTCTGGTTTGTCTACAAGTGGGTCAAGTTGCGCGGCGAGGTCGGGGCCGTCTGCCTGACAGTTCCGTTCGCTGCACATCTCTGACGCAGAGATCGAGCGTAGAGTTGGGCCCGCCCCGCCGTCAT
Coding sequences:
- a CDS encoding response regulator → MTASEPPIRVLIADDHALFRDGLRALLLAAPEFEVIGEAATGDDAVHLALRELPQLILMDLQMPGLSGVQATRRIMAEHPELHVLMLTMFDDDASVFDAMRAGARGYLLKGAGHQDVLRALHAAASGEAIFSPGIAARLGRYFAGLSTHRQPDAFPQLTAREQEVLALIAQGRSNAGIARQLDIRPKTVRNHITSIFDKLQVADRAEAILRARAAGWDTDEE